A window of Candidatus Sulfotelmatobacter sp. genomic DNA:
CGACGCGGGCGCAGACGTTTCTGAAGCTGAGGGCGCCGGCCGGCGCACCGTTCTTCTTCGCCAGCATGAAGATCGCCGCCGCGGCGGCGCTGGTCGGCGCGGTGGTCGCCGAGGTCACCAAGAGCGAGGACGGCGGCTTGGGCGCGCGGCTCTTGGCCGGCTCCTATTATGGGCAGACCGTCCAGATCTGGGCCGCTCTGTTCGTCGCCGCGGCGCTGTCGGCGGCGCTGGTCGGCTTGATCGGCGTCATCGGGCGCATCGCCCAACGCCGCATGGCGTTTTCGTCATGACGTCCGGGCGCCTTGCGAACCTTCTGCCGCCCATCGCCTTCGGCCTCGCGGTGCTTGCGATCTGGGAAGCGGGAGTCCGGCTTTTCCACGTGCCGGCGATCATCCTGCCTCCGCCCTCGGCGATCGCAATGCGGCTCGCCACCTCCGTTCCCACCCTCGCCGCCGACTTCAACCAGACGATCCGAGGTGTGCTCGCGGGTTACGCCATCGGCTCGCTCGCCGGATTCGTGATCGCGGTCCTGATCGACCGCTCGCAATTCCTGCAACGCGGCCTCATGCCGATCGGCAACCTGGTCTCCGCGCTGCCGATCGTCGGCATCGCGCCGATCATGGTGATGTGGTTCGGCTTCGACTGGCAGTCGAAGGCCGCCGTCGCGGCGGTGATGACGTTTTTCCCGATGCTCGTCAACACGGTGGCAGGGCTCGAGGCGCCGGGCGCGATAGAACGCGACCTCATGCGGTCGTATACCGCCAGCGGTCCGCAGACGTTGGAAAAGTTACGGCTGCCGGCCGCGTTGCCGTTCATCTTCAACGCGCTCAAGCTGAACACGACGCTCGCGCTGATCGGCGCGATCGTCGCGGAGTTCTTCGGGACGCCCATCGTCGGCATGGGCTTCCGGATCTCGACGGAGGCCTCGCGGCTCGACCTCGACGTCGTCTGGGCGGAGACGCTGCTCGCGGCGATCACCGGCTCGGCGTTGTTCTTCGGGATCGCTTGGCTCGAACGAAGAGTCACCTTCTGGCGCCCGGCATTCCAGTCCACGACCGAAAAGGAGATGCGATGAGTCTCGGCAGGATCGTTCCCGCGGCCGTTTGCGCGTTCTTGCTGCTGGGCGGAAGCGCCAGCGCGGCGGATCACCTCACCTTGCAGCTCAAGTGGGTGACTCAAGCCCAGTTCGCCGGTTACTACGTCGCGCAGGCGAAGGGCTTCTACAAGGATGCCGGGCTCGACGTCACCATCAAGCCGGGCGGCCCCGACATCGATCCCTCGCAGGTGTTGGCCGCCGGCGGCGCCGACGTGATCGTCGAGTGGATGCCCGCCGCCTTGGCGGCACGCGAAAAAGGCGTGCCGGAGGTGAACATCGCGCAGGTCTTCCAACGTTCCGGCCTGGAGTTGACCTGCCGCAAGGACAGCGGCGTTCGCACGCCGGCCGACTTCCGCGGGAAAACGCTCGGCGTGTGGTTCTCGGGCAACGAGTACCCGTTCTTGTCGTGGATGAGCAAGCTCGGCTACAAGACGGACGGACCTCCCAACGGCGTCACCGTGCTCAAGCAAGGCTTCAACGTCGACCCGCTCTTGCAGAAGCAGGCCGCCTGCATCTCGACCATGACCTACAACGAGTACTGGCAGCTGATCGAAGCCGGCATGCAGCCCTCGCAGCTGGTCGTCTTCAAGTACGAGGACGAGGGCGTCGCCACGCTCGAGGACGGTCTCTACTCGACCGAAAACCGCATCAGCGATCCGGCCATGCGCAGCCGGCTGGCGCGCTTCGTCAAGGCGTCGATGCGCGGTTGGGCCTACGCGATCAGCCATCAAGCCGAAGCGGTCAACATCGTGATGGCGGCCGACACGTCGGGGGCGCTGAACGCCGCGCACCAAACGCGTCAGATGAGCGAGATCGCGAAGCTCGTCGAGGGGCCGCAGAAGCCGGGCTATCTCGACGAAGCCGCGGCGAACCGCACCGTTCGCGTCCTGCTCGGGGGCGCGAGCAAACCGGTCATCACGCACCCGCCGACCGGCGCGTGGACGCACGCCGTCTGGCAGGAAGCGTTCGCGAAGTGACGATGCCCATCCCGACCGCGTGGGTGCTCATCACCCTCGAGTTCGGCACCCTGCTCTACGTCGTCTGGCTCCCGCTGATGCCCGCCGTGTACCGCAAGCCGCTCCAACGCGGAGACCTGAGCACCGAGGACGCGGAGCGCCGCTACAAACGCTTGACGATCGGGCTGATCGTCTACGGAGGCGCATTGTTGTTCGGAGCCACCCCCCAGCTCGGAGACAGCGGTACGTTGGGCGCCGCGGCCTGGTGCGGCATCGTCTTGGGCGTCATCGCCGTCATCGTCGGCGTGGTCGTCCGCCGCAGCGTGCACCGACGAATCACGGCGGTCACCTCGTCGCGATGACGGGACGCTGCGGGTGACGCCCGACCGCTACTTCGTCTTGGCGTAGGCGTCGGCGAGGTCGCCGAT
This region includes:
- a CDS encoding ABC transporter permease, with the translated sequence MTSGRLANLLPPIAFGLAVLAIWEAGVRLFHVPAIILPPPSAIAMRLATSVPTLAADFNQTIRGVLAGYAIGSLAGFVIAVLIDRSQFLQRGLMPIGNLVSALPIVGIAPIMVMWFGFDWQSKAAVAAVMTFFPMLVNTVAGLEAPGAIERDLMRSYTASGPQTLEKLRLPAALPFIFNALKLNTTLALIGAIVAEFFGTPIVGMGFRISTEASRLDLDVVWAETLLAAITGSALFFGIAWLERRVTFWRPAFQSTTEKEMR
- a CDS encoding ABC transporter substrate-binding protein, translating into MSLGRIVPAAVCAFLLLGGSASAADHLTLQLKWVTQAQFAGYYVAQAKGFYKDAGLDVTIKPGGPDIDPSQVLAAGGADVIVEWMPAALAAREKGVPEVNIAQVFQRSGLELTCRKDSGVRTPADFRGKTLGVWFSGNEYPFLSWMSKLGYKTDGPPNGVTVLKQGFNVDPLLQKQAACISTMTYNEYWQLIEAGMQPSQLVVFKYEDEGVATLEDGLYSTENRISDPAMRSRLARFVKASMRGWAYAISHQAEAVNIVMAADTSGALNAAHQTRQMSEIAKLVEGPQKPGYLDEAAANRTVRVLLGGASKPVITHPPTGAWTHAVWQEAFAK